The stretch of DNA AAGGATTCTGAGGTGGTGAAAAGTTGAAGAAGTGACTGTTAAAGCTTTCATTTAACATAGGTGAAAGGTTGAAGCTTGGTGGAGAAGAAAATAATGGAGCACTACTAGTGGATGAGGAGGTGAGATGGTTTAACACAGAGTCAGGGTCAGGTTGGTTCACAATTTGATTGACTGCTAAATTTGGAGCAATTTGTGGCTGTGGCTCGGGTTGAGGTGCAGCTGCATTTGGTGATTCATTTTGTGGATAGGCTAGAGGGATGTTCAAGTTAATCTCAGCTCTAGGACCTAGCATTTGTGATGAGGATGGAGAAATAAAAGCCTCATTTTGAGGAATTTCTGTTTCAACAGAGTGTGGCGCAAAAGGTGGATTTGAAACAAGTTCATCTTCAACAAAAGGTTCAGGCATTTGTTGAGATTGTGCAGTGTCATCATACTGCTCATTCCTTTTTCTCTTGGCTCTAGTGTAAACTTTTACAGGAGCTTGGGAGATAGGTTCATTCTTGAAGTGTTTGAGATTTTTCAGTGAAAATTTTTTGCAAAAGGTTGCAGAGGTTTCTCCTTCAATAGGAACTTTGAAATATTCAAAGATTTTGGTTAGGACCATACCATAAGAAACAcagaattttttgttgtttttgctaGCTACATCTAtcatgaaattgattatgatgaAAGGTAGATTTAgctttttcatttcaaaaagATGATGAATGACCATAATTTCATTATCATCCAGATTTTCATACTTGCCTTGTCTAGGCATAACATTCCCTTGACTCATGATGTGAAAGACTTTGGGCAAAAAGTTTAGGTCAGAGGTTTTTCGAGAGTCTTTTGGAGATTCTAAAGTGAAAATAGGGATCCCCACTTCCTCAAAAGTGGTTTTAGCTAAGCTATACCAGTTCTCACCATAAGCTCTAAAACCATTGTTTGGAATTTTGAAAATGTCAGCAATAATGTCAGGGTTTAGTTCAAACTCTACTCCCTTAACATTGGCTCTAATGGTGCAATTTTCACGATCACACTTAGCCTTAAAGTAAAAAGCTTGAATTAACCTAGGGTAATAGGTTTCTCTAAGAGATAGAAAGGAGGACCAACCTTGAAAGTCAGTGTAGGCTTTTATCTCAAGAGGATGTGATTGAAGAGCTTCAAAATTGAAAAACCGTCCTGGTGCTATTGGCTTGGTTCTccatttttcttgaaaaatcttTTCCTCAGCTTCTGATGAATACATTGGTGTTTCATCTTGAAACATAGCATTCAcagattttttcttttccattctCTGTTTCGGCTTAGAGGAAGTTTCACAGACTTTCTCTTTTCCCTTTTTAGTTTGAGGTTGAGTGGGAATGGTGGAATTTGACTTAGTTTCCTCGCTTGAGGATTTTGATGAAGGGTTTGAGTTGGATTTGGACGATGGAGGAACGAAAGTTTCTTCCTCAtcactttcttcttcatcaGTTGAATCAACATCTATGTAGATTTTTTCAACATTGCTCTGAGATTGTTGACTTGCAAAGTTTTCCCTAATTCTCTGAGAACGACGAGGAGGAGCAGAGAAAGatggtttctttttctttgtttttggtttgagATGTGATGGTTCAACTGGATTTGGTGGTGGTTGACCATAGTAAGGAGGGAAGAGTGTTTGAAGAGGTTTTAGGTTTAGCGGTAATGATgaagatggtggtggtgatgggtTGCGGAACCGTGGTGGTGAATGGTTGTGGTTGAATGGAGGAGCTCGCCTGGCTGTTTGTTTGGTTCTCATAGTTGTGatgtgaagaagatgaaggaagaagaagggtttggagatgatgatgatgatgagttcGGTTGGAGAGGAAAGAAGAGTAAAGGTTTGGAGTGTGTGAGGAGTGAATGATTTGATTGGTTTGAGAAGTGGTTTGTTAACCGAGAAAGAAAGGAGAGAGGAGTGATTTGAAGGGTTGTATTGGGAAGATATATTTTTACCTAGATGTAATGATTACTAATTGTAGTAGCCCTTTTTAAACTGATCATTTAAGAAGGTTGTCATAAGAGATAAGATTTCCTTTCTTAGGATAATCATTTTATATTAGGATTTTGGATGATTTTTAGTTTCTCTTTTAACACATTAAAACGATCTTCTACTAAAGGTTTAGTGAAGATATCTGCTAGTTGATTATCAGTGTCAAcgaaaatcaattcaatttcctttttattaacatgatccctaataaaatgatgttttatctcaatatgcttggatcttgaatgttgaataggattttttgacaaattaattgcactagtattatcacaataaatAGGTACATTTTCGTACCTTATTGAGAAATCCTCAAGCTGATTTTTAATCCATAGAACTTGAGAGCAACAGCTTGCAGCTGACACatattcagcttcagtggtAGATAATGCTATCgtgttttgttttctgcatGACCAGCTTATGAGTGCTTttccaagaaattggcatgcaccacttgtactttttctttcaattttgtctCCAGCGTAGTCAGCGTCACAATAAgctattaaatcaaaaatagaatctttgCTATACCAAAGACCAAGATTAGTAGTACCGACAAGATATCTGAAAATTCTTTTAACAGCAGTTAGGTGCGATTCTCTAGGAGAAGTTTGAAAACGTGCACATAAACCTACTGCAAAAATtatgtctggtctacttgcagttaagTACAATAGAGATCCAATCATACCTCTATATTCTTTTTTAGGAACAATTTTTCCTTCCTCATCTTTACCCAAATTTGTAGATGGATGCATGGGAGTTGCCATAATTTTGGcttcattcattttatattttttgagaagatctttaatatatttttcttgacaaataaaaattccattcatttcttgtttaatttgtaaaccaagaaaatatctcagtTCTCCCATCatactcatctcaaattcatttTGCATGAGATGGGAAAAATCttcacataatttttcatttgttgatccaaaaataatatcatcaacatagacttgaacaattaataaattcaatttatcaatttttgtaaaaagagttgtgtcaatttttcctctagaaaatTGTTCTTGATTAAGAATGCACTTAAtctgtcataccaagctcttggagcttgttttagACCATACAAAGCTTTTGAAAGTTTGAACACatgatcttttttcttttcattttcaaaaccaggaggttgatgAACATACACCTCTTCATTTAGAAAACCAttcaaaaaatcacttttaacatccatttgaaataatttaatatttttatgtgatgCATATGCTAAAAGAATTCTTATTGCTTCTAACCtggcaactggagcaaaagtttcatcgTAATCAATACCTTCTTGCTGGTTATATCCTTGAGCAACaagtcttgccttgtttctAATAACCTTACCTTCTTCATCCAGCTTGTTTCGAAAAACCCATCTTGTTCCTATGATTGAATGATCTGTAGGAGATGGAACAAGTAaccatacttgatttttctCAAACTGAAGAAGTTCTTCTCTCATTGCTTCTACCTATGAATTATCAATAATGGCTTCGCCAATGGATTTTGGCTCTATCTGAGAGATCATTGCCATGTTGTTATCATTGTCTTTGAATGATAGTCTTGTTCTTATTCCATCAGTGGAACTTCCAATGATTTGATCTTGAGGATGATTCCCAACAATTCTTAAGGTTTTTGGAGGAAGAAGAGGatcatcttctttcttttgatttggAACATCCTGAGAAGTTAGTCTTTCTTGCTCATCATCAATTGATGGCATTATAAgatcatcaaattcatcaaagaTAATATTCATGCTTATTTCCATGGTTTGAGTTTTCAAGTTATAAATTCTATATCCTTTAGAATTAGTAGCATAACCTAAGAAAATAGCTTTATCtgattttgaatcaaatttacCAAGATTATCTTTtgtgtttaagatataacaaaaacatccaaaaatatgaaaatatgatatgttTGGTTTTCTATTTCTCCAAAGTTCATATGGAGTTTTGTCTAGAATTTTTCTTATTGAAACTCTATTTAAAATATAGCAAGAAGTACTTATGGCTTCAgctcaaaaatatttttcaacatttgattcatttaacattgttcttgccatttcttgtaaagttctatttttcctttcaacaactccattttgCTGAGGAGTTCTTgcacaagaaaaattatgaaaaataccattttcatcaaagaatgatttaaaagatgaattttcaaattctcctccatgatcacttctgacaTAGATGATATTTGAGCTTTGTTCATTTTGAACAAGATtacaaaagttttgaaaagcatcacaagattcatctttatttttcaaaaacaaaacccatGTGTATCTGGAGAAATCATCAACTATAACAAAACCATATTGTTTTCCACCAAGACTAGTGGTGTTGACAGGACCAAATAAATCAATGTGAAGTAGTTCTAGAGgttttttagttgaaataaaaTCTTTTGGATAAAAACTACTTTTGACTTGCTTTCCTCTTACACAAGCTTCACAGATTTTATCTTTGTCAAACTTAATTTTTGGAAGAcctcttactagatcaagttgagataattttgaaattgttttcatGCTTATATGACCAGCTCTTTTGTGCCAAATCCATTTATCTTTTTCGATAGACATAAAACATGATTCAGCTGGAATGACATCTAAGTATAAAACAtacaaatttttctttcttgatccggaaaagaaaacttttcctgatgaagtttgtttgacttcacaaatatttggtttaaaaataacttcaaaaccactatcacataattgactaatACTAAGTAAATTATGTTTTAGACCTTCTACATATTGAACATCTTCAATTTTTGCAGAATCATTATTACCTATAAtaccttttccttttatttgtgCAGTATTATTATTACCAAACGtaactgaccctccttcttttttgatgaaggagagaaaacaCCTTTTATCTCCTGTCATGTGTTTTGAACAGCCACTGTCCAAAAACCATGGCTTTTTCTTTGCACCTTGAGAGTATCCCTGCATTTTGAGATTTTCGTTTAGGTGCCCATAATGACTTGGGTCCTTGAGGGTTAGTTTTCACAGTTTGTTTATTCTTAAAATAGCATTCTTTTTCAAGATGCCCAAAGTTTTTGCAAAATGaacaatgtttattttttctctccaaGTGACGATAACGTTTTGGTTCATAGTAAAAACTTTCATAACTTTCTTTTTGATAGCAAATTGATTCATGATGaccatttttgttacaaaatgaACATCTCAACTTAAAATCTCTTTTTGCTGGCAaaagaacattttcaaaaattttgtttttaacttcATTAAAACCTAAGCCATTTTTGTTAAGAGCTTGAGATTGTGATCCCataatgttttgaaaagtttcaGTTGATTTTATAAACCCAGTGAGATCATTTCTCAgttcttttatttcatttttcaacaCAACATTTTCATCTATTTTCTTAGATAAAACACTAGAGcaaacatgtttttcttttgactcAATTAagtctttgttaattttttcaaaattaagaatatcaatttgaagttttttcttttcttcttttagttcagaaacttctttttgtaataaaaaacaTTGTTTGGATAAGAATTCAGAATCATGTAATAAACTATCAAAATTAGTTTCTAATTCTTCATAAGGATGAGTTTTATCAAAGAGAAATACCTCATCATTTTCTGAATCTGCCATTAGACAGATGttggcttcttcttcttctttgtttgtttcaaattcatcatcatcatcccagGTAGCTAACATGGATTTTTTCTTGAAGGGAAAATTTCTGGGTGATTTGTTTAAGGGACATTCTGATTTGTAATGTCCAAGTTTGTTGCAACCAAAGCAGGTCACTTGACTTTTGTCAAAGTCATTTTTCTGCATATCTTTTCCTGAAGAAAAGTTTCTTCTAATTTGATCTCTTCTTCTTAACATACGTTGGATTTTGCCTGAAATGAGAGCTAGTTCTCCTTCTGCCTCTTCTTGGGTAGATTCTAATTCCTTAGAGTCATCTTCTAAAAAACTTATATCTTTTTGAGAAGCTTTTAAAGCAAtggttttttccttttttaaaggTTTATCTCCTTGAAGAATAacttcatgagcttttaaagTACCAATAAGATCTTCTATGGGAAGTGTTTTCAAATCTTTAGTTTGAGTAATGGCAGTAACCATTGGTCTCCAAGTGATTGGAAGACATCTCAAAAGTTTTCTAATTCTATCATTAGTTGAAAAAGTTTTTCCAAGAGATCTTAATTCATTTATGATAGTAGTAAATCTTGAAAACATTTCATCAATAGTTTCGTTTTCAATCATttcaaaagtttcaaatttattAGTTCCTATGTCTattcttgtttcttttacaTGACTAGTTCCTTCATGGTGAACTTGTAAAGTGTCCCAAACCTTTTTAGCAGTATCACATTCATCTACTCTTTCACTTTCTTTCATGCTTAGAGCACAGGATAGAAATAAATGAGCTTTAGAGTTTAGGAGTACCTTTTGTTGTTCGGCAGTTGTCCATGCATCTTCAGGTTTGTCTGAAATGACTCCCTCAGCAGAAGTTACAGTAGGAACATAATCTCCTTCTGTGACTATGCGCCACATTCCTACTTCTTgagattttaaaaacaattgcattttatttttccaaatatagtaattttttccAGTGAACAAAGGTGGTCTTGAAGCAGATCCTCCTTCTGGAATGTATCtttcttttgacatttttcttcctgaatctttttccTCTAACACTTGTTAAGTGTATAAACCTGTAGAGACaggctctgatgccaattgaagtagcaataaatgtcacaagaaaggggggtttgaattgtgaccctttttaaaaatcttttaagttagtttaaaataactcaagacaatatttcttttaattggttagttcacaattaacaatataaaaagaaatatagttagcaacaatataatataactgaacaatataaatattaagttaGTTGctgaataaataaatgtttaaggcccagagcactctggtattactcagttagttagtttagtatgttttaaggattttagagtccaagagaaaaacacacataagttatcctggttcacccaacttgggctagtccagtcctcacagtccttgtgagattatccactaaaaatgctcagatcagaaccttctgcttcgcatcaaaaacttgatcacaactggatcaatacaatctgtttttcttcactcgaaaagacttttacacaaatgcttttcttcactcgaaaagactttcactcaaaatgcttttcttcactcgaaaagactttctcacaaacactcaatctaacatgaaagaaagacttgagagggttacaatatttgtggggaatatgggttaaatcaactcaagtgagagattgataatagcaagctttgtctatttgtttttcacaaatttatgatatatctttgatgatttgctttgcttttgaagagtttatgacttgttgatttttgcttcaactaagtatatgatttgattctttttgCAAACTCTTAATCTTCTCTTCATGTAGCTCcattgtatttataggcaaatataACCTTGGAGGAGTGTATGAGAGagggatttgaatttcaaatccaacTTGACATGTCACAATGTTGTGCTGTCAATTTGCTGTGAATAGTGTGTTATCGTTGCTTCAGTAACATTACCGTTATGGCAATCTGCACTACACTTTTAATCCAATGACAACCACTGCATTTACGTGGCCCATATATGTCCATAAGAAggaatctttcctaatttagggttggacaacttgtatgcaagtgggaaaaaatatcatgtgaataattgtACTTCTTTTGGTGACTCATGTCCTTTGTTTCACAAAAGGatagatgttgttggattcttGTCCCCTCTATGTTCCCTTGATGAGAATGAGACTTGCTACAACTTGGCTTATGGTGTGACTTCACcttgttggccaattttcgtCCAAGCCATCATTGTGTGATGTGgctttcatttgaatttcaaatcttcTTCAATCATTGATGGAAGCTTCATTTGTTTGTCCAAAGGGGCTTTTAATTACTTTTGTCCAAAAAGGCTTTATGGCCCATGATTCAATTTATGCCATGTTTGGCATATTTCTTACATAAGTGTTTCCTTAAAATACTACCACTTTTGATGAGGCAAAGGAATAATATCTTTGTGAAGCACTTCATCATTTATGCCAAGACTTTAAGATGCTTCTTTTGTTTCTACTCATTGCTTATATGTTTTGCTTGTCCATTGGTTGCTCATCCATAACGTTACCGTTGACAGATGATATCATTATCGTTGAAACATTTCTCACAAAACACATTAGTAGATAAcaagataatcataattaaaattaattaacatgttttttatctttaaaacatcaaataaggattttgtcctcaacaagtatgtgtcacatatcacttatcacgtaaatgtacacataacctaatgcattctaatgcttcaacttcatgcaatgtcaccctagacatatctaatgcatgtggtaccatcttctttattagagtatctcacctctaatatccttctttatcggataaatataatccgatatacttctttattggaatatccaatatcctatttaattcatgaatgcatgtatatgtttttcatgaattcactcacagttatatagcataaagctcttcatttactatgtggaacactatccaacatacttcatcattaagatttaacaaaaccttaatattcttcatttatacttcatacatgattaacaatcaattaacgattagcaatgagcattataagcatcaacatgcatcaacaatcatgtaagaataccattaaaccatgttacaagtgcctaattacacttacaatcatcaacaaaattgctgtcacagaggccttcgctgagcgaaggctcagcgagccaAAGCGAACAATGCCAGGAAGTCACTGACTCACGGCGAGCATCGGCGAGcatcagcgaactattcgctgagcgaaggcttagcaaGCCaaagcgaacctcaccaggggatcacctgctcatggcgagctgcggcgagctgtggcgagctgttcgccacacgttcgctgagcgaaggcctagcgagtgtctcctgtcaggacagttcaaaacttgcgttttctacaccaaatcacccaaaaatcccatttttcatgttataaatcccaaaagagtttgtattcaagcataacaaacatggataaacacaaaagtacagttcatttctcagatctacatcataaacatcgaaaaagtaaagattgacactttttcatcaaaactctcaagaacacaaagttcttgagtttaatctttcataaaactcgtttttaaccattaaatccgttcattaatcatgttaaaagcatgttaagcatattaagaaccttaggaacgatttccatcaagaaaatccgttctaagctaaaacgaaaatggggtggaggaagttcgggtgaggagaaatcgacattctccccttcctcgggtcacccacgattaaggaacctactctcatacctggattcgaagaaaacacgacgaagatcttgaatctctagctcttcttcttgccctagctcctcaagctctcctctcttctctcaagaacacaagaacaaaagagaataatgaattctctcttccctcatggccatatgggcgcccctcacacacactcaaggctcattgggcctcaagcccaattggcttggcccaataatacgttaactcactctactcgcttaataactaaagtactcgataaataactcaagttattaacttaattaaaatcctacgttaataaaatattttaacgcataaaattaataatttgaaaattgggtcgttacaggtGCGCTTCATATAATTGTTGATTcacaagtaagtgtgttctaatttcatataatatatcgatctctaaattgttaattattacataAATATCCCTCAAAAACAAGCAAATAGATTCGAAACATAAAAAACGCAGTTAATCCTACTGTGGAACAAGCTATTATTGCGAAAATTGGCGAATACAACCAACTATCATTAAGAATCTCATCCTTAGACCAAAAACAAGCAAAAGGTGGAATGCCGCAAAGAGAAATATATCTTAGATATTAGTGAATATAGAGCTCTTTAAAAACTCTGCATAATGATGGAAGAGTTCTATATCTTATGTACAATTGAAGAATAACAGAAGTATATGCCTCTTATCCCCCTAACAAACAGGTCGGACATCTTAGTTAAATAGATAACAATGCAAACAATCTGTTTCAAGCATAGTTATACATAGCAAATAGCACACTTGTGTTGAGGTGAGGCTCATACAGTAGCATATAGAATAGTACATCTATTTGAGATATTACATGTACAAGACAAATATTATGACATATTTCATACTAAAAGAAAACAGCATCCTCATCTTACGGACTTAAACATCCAGAGCACCGAGTATTTTAGTGTTACGACTAGAAATAGAGAAACTGAAAAGCAGATAGATAGAGCAAAAAGGAATAAAACATCTTAGGTCAAGGTATCACAGGAAAATGAGTATGTCTATGCCTCTTTGCATGAAAAAGAGACGAGGAAAATTATATCTAGAAACATCTAGCAAGGATATCcaaactcatggtagatgacacATTAACAGAGAAGCCAAAAACTCACTCCCATAATGTATTTACTTAGACACTAGCACCATCAAAATGAGGTACGCAGAATGATAGAACAAAGGTACAGAGAGTTCAGTATCATATAGAGAGAACAAAGATGAAAAATCGAGGAGTTCAGTATCATACAGAGATTAAGAAATGGTTTCAATGCACAGGGAGATTATGGAAAATTGAGGAGTTCAGTAAAGATTTCATAAAAGTAGTGTTTGCCCTTTTCCATTTTGTCAAAGTATATACTGATACCATACTAGTCAAAGAAAAATGTGACTTTTAAGAAATTATTGGAATACTCGATGTAttcccaaaaattaaaatatcagaagacaataagaaaaaaaaggcAAATCTAAACATTTTGAGTATAgtttaaaaattagaaaaaaagaaagactcGGGTAGGTTGGGTAAAGCATTTCCTATACATAATTTGCTATTGCTTGACACTACTTTTTTACAGGGAAACAAATTTTAAGGAAATAAATATGTATCATAAAGTAACTAAAGAAAAATTGGAGGAGAGCTCAAAAACGCAACTAGTATCTTAACTCACGCTGTTCCATTTCTGAAAGCTTTACACCTTCAAATAGGTATATATTGCTGCTCATCTTCTATATCATCTCTGCAATAATTGTGATAAAGGTTATCAAATTCAACTAGAATATTAAGGAAAAATAACCATTATAAACACATCATCTATGTCCAAGATACCAAATATTAATTTGTTCATCACCGAAAATTAGAACTGGAAACAAccatgagaaaataaaagaaatggaaGTATACCACGGTTCTTCTAATTTCTTTTCCTGCCTTTTCTTTAAGTATTCTTTTTAGTCCCtctaaaattttagaattttgttcTTAGTCGTTGAATAATATAATCGCACTTTCTTTCATATCCTGAACTGCACTTCAATTGGTTCCACACCATACATGAAAAAAAGTAGTAGAAACCTTGATTGATATATGGTTTATCTCCATGATAAGagttgacaaaaataaaaattaaaacttgttTCTGTATTCACTTACAGCCTAAAATATGCGTAGAAACAAATCAAAAACCTTTGATATATGGTTTTATCTCCTTGACAAAGTTCCTTGCATCCGTTATTCTTCCCCCAATTCTTATCCTGCAACCAAAACATCAGTTTTCCCTCCACAGTCTCTTCAAAACTCAGGGACAATGGTCTCATAATAAATCTAAGAGGTTGACAAACTACTATGAATGTAAATCCTATGTCAATGTTATTACTTGTAGACTCAACAAAAACTTTCTTTTCAATCATTAGCAGAATAGATTAAACTTATTTAGATCATACAATCAACAATTAGGACAGCACAGTGTGTAACTAAACAATAATACTTTCAAGTATTTAATATAAATAGAAAAGCAAATGAAGTATATAACCAAGGACAAtgttatcaaataaaatatcaagggAAACACGACATAGACAACAAGCTTAGTTACAAAAAATTGGGCAATTAAATAACAATATCAGCCTCTCTAAAAGCAGAATTGAATACCCCCAACATTGAAAGTGAAAGTATGATATTTTCTTACTTTACAAATTCATATTTTGTTGCTTTGCCGCAGAAAGGCTAGCCACCTTTTTCAGTGTTATCCTTCTTATAAACCTCATTTTCCCGGGACAATTATATTCGTAGTAGTAGAGATCCTCAACCTCAAAGGCATCATAGTTATGAGCATTTCCTCCATTGATCTCCAACATCCAACACACTTCATAACATTATATTTGCAGAATCAGTTTATATAGTAGTTGCATTTAGATACTAAACTTTATAAATGTACGATAGATATCATCCTTTATATTATGAACACATCCATATAAAAGTGGATTATTGTCATCCTTCAACTATCACACTAAGGCTTCATCTAAGATTTTAGGGTCATCAACACATTTCGCTATTCAAAAAAATCATTGAGATAAGTATGTTCATCTTTCGGTTGAAGTTGGGGTTATTAAACTCACGAATACCACCCGATAATTAGATTAAGAAAAGTTATTGTATCTCACAACGGCAGAAAACAACATACCAGTTTAGAAGCAATCTTAAACCCAGCAAACAATGGCAGATTGGCGCATCAACAACATACATCGCTGGCAACGGGAAATAAATGGACAAAGCCTTCGATCGGTTGTTCAAGGCAAACAGTGATGCATCTTTGACCCCTGATGGATGGAGGGGGCTTGGCGCGGTCGTCTATGATGAGAATAGAAAAATGTATTGCTGCGGCGAACTGGAACGAAAAAATTATCATCGAGGCATCCAATAATCTAtcccttatattatgaatgaatcaaattcaattcataataTTGCATCAAAGGCATCGGGCAACTTTTACGTTATGAGTAAAGAGTTCGTAATGTTTTTTTACGGTCAACAAGGCATCTAAATACTAGCAACaaattatataacaaataatattcattgaTTCCTTTCGGGCCATCGAGGCATCCAATAATCCATCCactatattatgaatgaatcaaattcaattcatatcgaTATCGCATCAAAGGCATCTTCTATTACATTCATAATGTTTCTTTACAGCCATTGAGTCATCCAAATATTAGCAACAGTTTATATAGCAAAtaatattcattgatttttttcgGGTCATCTAGACATCCAATAATCCATCCCTTATATTTTGAATGGATCATATTCAATTCATATCAACATCGCATTGAAGGTTGAGTAAAGACTTCATAATGTTTCTTTACAGTCAAGAGTCATCCAAATATTAGCAACAGTTTATATAGCAAATAATATTCATTGATTCTTTTCGGGTCATCG from Trifolium pratense cultivar HEN17-A07 linkage group LG5, ARS_RC_1.1, whole genome shotgun sequence encodes:
- the LOC123884100 gene encoding uncharacterized protein LOC123884100; translation: MSKERYIPEGGSASRPPLFTGKNYYIWKNKMQLFLKSQEVGMWRIVTEGDYVPTVTSAEGVISDKPEDAWTTAEQQKVLLNSKAHLFLSCALSMKESERVDECDTAKKVWDTLQVHHEGTSHVKETRIDIGTNKFETFEMIENETIDEMFSRFTTIINELRSLGKTFSTNDRIRKLLRCLPITWRPMVTAITQTKDLKTLPIEDLIGTLKAHEVILQGDKPLKKEKTIALKASQKDISFLEDDSKELESTQEEAEGELALISGKIQRMLRRRDQIRRNFSSGKDMQKNDFDKSQVTCFGCNKLGHYKSECPLNKSPRNFPFKKKSMLATWDDDDEFETNKEEEEANICLMADSENDEVFLFDKTHPYEELETNFDSLLHDSEFLSKQCFLLQKEVSELKEEKKKLQIDILNFEKINKDLIESKEKHVCSSVLSKKIDENVVLKNEIKELRNDLTGFIKSTETFQNIMGSQSQALNKNGLGFNEVKNKIFENVLLPGYSQGAKKKPWFLDSGCSKHMTGDKRCFLSFIKKEGGSVTFGNNNTAQIKGKGIIGNNDSAKIEDVQYVEGLKHNLLSISQLCDSGFEVIFKPNICEV